In Kwoniella newhampshirensis strain CBS 13917 chromosome 2, whole genome shotgun sequence, one DNA window encodes the following:
- a CDS encoding S-formylglutathione hydrolase, with translation MPALEKVSSNRVSTGYLTKYKFPSSSLSLPTQFNLFVPSSASSSSPVPVLFYLAGLTCNEDTGAQKGGFLNKAGEEGIAVVFPDTSPRGAGVEGEDDDWQLGTGAGFYLNATSEKWKKHYNMYDLIVKELPEVLKEANLGLDFSKVSIMGHSMGGHGAMSIYLKNPGQYKSASAFAPACNPSKTPWGINAFTNYLHTVTRSSPPSEWLQYDSTHLLQNFEAEAHLLVDVGTEDDFLKKGQLEPKALESVGKEGVEVRLQDGFDHSYYFISTFAPEHVAYHAKFLKA, from the exons ATGCCCGCCCTCGAGAAAGTCTCTTCGAACAGAGTGTCCACCGGATATCTTACCAAATACAAattcccttcttcctccctctcccttccaacGCAATtcaacctcttcgtcccgtcttccgcttcctcttcttcccccgTACCCGTCTTGTTCTACCTCGCCGGACTCACATGTAATGAGGATACCGGCGCTCAGAAGGGTGGTTTCCTCAACAAGgcaggagaggaagggatcGCCGTCGTGTTCCCCGATACTAGTCCCAGAGGGGCCGGTGTGGAgggcgaagacgatgatTGGCAGCTTGGTACAGGAGCGGGATTCTATCTCAATGCTACGAGCGAAAAATGGAAGAAACATTATAACATGTATGATCTGATTGTGAAGGAGTTGCCGGAAGTATTGAAAGAGGCAAATCTGGGCTTG GACTTTTCAAAGGTGTCTATTATGGGTCACTCAATGGGAG GCCACGGAGCTATGTCAATCTACCTCAAGAACCCAGGGCAGTACAAGTCTGCTTCGGCCTTTGCACCCGCCTG CAACCCTTCCAAGACACCTTGGGGTATCAACGCCTTCACCAACTATCTCCACACTGTCACTCGTTCTTCACCGCCATCCGAATGGCTCCAGTACGATTCGACGCACTTGCTCCAGAACTTCGAAGCAGAAGCTCATCTCTTGGTGGACGTTGGGACCGAGGATGATTTCCTGAAGAAGGGTCAATTGGAGCCCAAGGCTTTAGAAAGTGTGGGTAAGGAAGGTGTAGAAGTGAGGTTGCAGGATGGTTTCGACCATAGTTACTACTTT ATCTCGACTTTCGCACCCGAACACGTCGCATACCATGCCAAGTTCCTCAAGGCTTAG